A window from Fragaria vesca subsp. vesca linkage group LG5, FraVesHawaii_1.0, whole genome shotgun sequence encodes these proteins:
- the LOC101303424 gene encoding 39S ribosomal protein L41-A, mitochondrial-like has product MPLGLIMGLGRAFRRKRTASLDILSPKRAPRNFYKGKNCKPTGFHTRKGGYVVVQDKLPNYVVPDLTDFKLKPYVSQCPKEVKAAESAGATK; this is encoded by the exons ATGCCACTCGGGCTAATAATGGGGTTAGGAAGGGCATTTCGACGAAAGCGAACGGCATCCCTTGACATTCTTTCTCCCAAACGAGCCCCAAGGAATTTTTACAAGGGGAAGAACTGCAAGCCCACTGGTTTCCACACCCGAAAAG GAGGATACGTTGTGGTGCAGGACAAACTACCCAACTATGTAGTCCCTGATTTAACTGACTTCAAG CTCAAACCATATGTATCTCAGTGCCCCAAAGAGGTCAAGGCTGCAGAGTCAGCCGGAGCAACTAAATAA